In Lolium rigidum isolate FL_2022 chromosome 3, APGP_CSIRO_Lrig_0.1, whole genome shotgun sequence, the genomic window AGTCGTATTTGTCTCTTCTTGATTAAGTTCACATATAAGGAAGAAACTTTTTATATGATActtgaaatttatttttttattggGGCCATAATTGTACAGATTAAGATGCATAATGGTCAACAAAATATCTTTTGGGATTATTTTTTAATTCCCTGGCCTTCTGTCTATAGGAGAACAAGGAGGGTCTTGAGCTCTTGAAGGTGGCTATTGAGAAGGCTGGATATACTGGCAAGGTATGTTGGATTACTGCATTTGAAGTTGTTTTAATGATTATTGACACCTTTTACTAAGACATTCCATTTGCTATACTAGGTTGTCATTGGAATGGATGTTGCTGCTTCAGAGTTCTACAGTGAAAAGGACCAAACCTATGATctgaacttcaaggaagatgtaATGTCCGATTATCAGTTTGAATTGTTAGGTTTATTTTGATGGCCAATTTATGGTTATTCTGTTGCTTGTTGCAGAACAATGATGGCTCCCAGAAGATATCTGGAGATAGCCTGAAGAATGTGTACAAGTCATTTGTTGATGAATACCCAATTGTCTCCATTGAGGACCCATTTGATCAGGATGACTGGGTTCACTATGCTAAGATGACTGGGGAAATTGGAGTGCCAGTGCAGATTGTCGGAGATGACCTCCTTGTCACAAACCCAACTGTATGTACTCTCTTTAatgtaatacattgtctttatctTTTCATTTGCCTAGGTGATTTACTTAGTGTATTACCCTCTTATGCGCAGAGGGTTGCAAAGGCGATCAAAGAAAAGTCATGCAATGCTCTTCTCCTCAAGGTATGTCTGGTTTGAGATGACTTCATTTTATTGTTGCCGATAGCTTTGTCAGCTCAAGAATTGTGTATCTGGATTACAATGTAGGTTAACCAAATTGGATCTGTAACTGAGAGCATTGAGGCTGTGAGAATGTCAAAACAAGCTGGCTGGGGTGTGATGACCAGTCACCGGAGGTACACTTCCGAGTCACCTTGTGATCCTGCACATCTTTTCTTCCTCCATCTTGTATTCCTGTGCTTCTTTTCTTGTACGAAATATATTCAATTGCCTTCTCTTTGCTGCAGTGGTGAAACTGAGGATACATTCATTGCTGATCTGGCTGTTGGTTTATCTACGGTATGTTTCCACATTCTTGGAAGGTTCTCACCAGCATGTCTCAAGTTTCTTAGTGAAGCTAATGCAACTATCTTTTTTATGATACAGGGCCAGATCAAGACCGGAGCACCTTGCAGATCAGAACGTCTTGCGAAGTACAACCAGGCAAGAATCTTAGTCCTCTTTTTGTTTGCATACCCTTGATAATTTTGTGATTGTTGTGCGAAACTGTAGACAAGCTTGTGTAATAGTGTAACTTGCTGCCACCAACTTGATGACAAGCTTGTGTGTAATAGTGTTTTTTTTATTGATCAATGGTTAGTTTATTTGAGCAGTTAAATCTACTGCATTCTACTGacgcatgtatattttaattggtgcagCTTCTTAGGATCGAGGAAGAGCTTGGAGCCGCCGCTGTGTACGCTGGACTCAAGTTCCGTGCGCCAGTGGAGCCCTACTGATGGCGATTGAAGGAGCCTCTATGTTCCTAAATTTTGTCAAAATGTGTCGTACAATCTTAACTTACCTGGTGCCCAGATTGTGCTCGTAGGATGTGAGCAATAATTTCCCAGTCATGTGGGTACACGAAACAATTTAATTTTGGTATTTGGCTGGTGCTTACGTGTTTTGGATGGACCTGTGCCCTGTTTGACGATTGGTTCAATTTTAATTGTTAAGTGTATTTGGTTTATTAGTTTTAGCGAATTCAATTTAAAACCCAAAGGTTCTGAGGTAATTCGTTCAGAGCAAATGGTTAGATGATGATCTCTAGCAGATCTTGGATACCCTGTGAGAAAGATTGAAAATGAAATGAGTGGTCTTTATTGATGTACTGTAAACCTATATATATAGCTGACGCGCTATACATTGTTGGTTACATGATTTGCATAATGGATGCAGCGATGGTTCTAAGATCAActccaacagaggctctaaatTTATACATTGTTGGTTACATGATTTGCATAATGGATGCAGCGATGGTTCTAAGAGCAActccaacagaggctctaaatTTCGGCGCACTTTGCCCCGCCGGACATGCTAAAATGCAGCGTCTGCGCGGGCGGTAAAATTGGGCCTCCTTCGGATGCTCTAAAATACAGCGTGCGCCGCCACGCGAACGGCTAGTTTTTTGTATATCGTTTGAAACGGGtcaaacaaatcaaataaaattaaaaatttaactaaaattacgaaatatattaaaagtttGACACATACCGACATTTTatttaaactaaactaaactactcGGAGTCCTCCCAATCGAAGTCCGACGATTCGCTAGTCGGAGTCGTGTCGGGACACCGGAGTGGTCGTCCACtcaaaggaggaggaggtcggcatGTTCGTTGACGGTCCGGCGcctctcttcttctcctccgccctcttcgccCTCCGCGCCGCCGACTCAGCGCGGCGCCTGTCGCGgtcggccttcttcttcttcttcgccgccttcgccttggcctccttcttctgcgcgtaaaatgcctccgtggcggcgacgtcctccgggaacgcgcgcccactcgaggcgcatGCGCTCGTCCTGCTCCGCCACGCGCAG contains:
- the LOC124701890 gene encoding enolase 2, with the protein product MAATIQSVKARQIFDSRGNPTVEVDVCCSDGTFARAAVPSGASTGVYEALELRDGGSDYLGKGVLKAVDNVNSIIGPALIGKDPTEQTVLDNFMVHELDGTKNEWGWCKQKLGANAILAVSLAVCKAGASVKKIPLYQHIANLAGNKHLVLPVPAFNVINGGSHAGNKLAMQEFMILPTGASSFKEAMKMGVEVYHNLKSVIKKKYGQDATNVGDEGGFAPNIQENKEGLELLKVAIEKAGYTGKVVIGMDVAASEFYSEKDQTYDLNFKEDNNDGSQKISGDSLKNVYKSFVDEYPIVSIEDPFDQDDWVHYAKMTGEIGVPVQIVGDDLLVTNPTRVAKAIKEKSCNALLLKVNQIGSVTESIEAVRMSKQAGWGVMTSHRSGETEDTFIADLAVGLSTGQIKTGAPCRSERLAKYNQLLRIEEELGAAAVYAGLKFRAPVEPY